One segment of Marvinbryantia formatexigens DSM 14469 DNA contains the following:
- a CDS encoding YARHG domain-containing protein — translation MKRTKAALAAALTGGLMISAVLPALAEENSGATLVDLFYTYSKDNLIVEYYDSNYLTEDGRLQQKSYNGFLALSQTDLDWDGTEELLAIRLKPETDEAGDTVNTLVAEVYQRKDNTLQRNAQYTLAEGILDCDEAQIDVFAVNGQSGQFICCEARDTASLLADGVSWSMRAAGHDGADFYEAADVSLSGSAFSEEDTAQARAAVNAVGLYPETVIWTSVAEQYDLGLLCTVRRYLTSDYENLQTAISAGQAQQYGETCFKNYMNPERENKFTKEFAAELTEGGAQAETASADGLHYSFAGDYVIPDSDSRYITEEDLNGLSAEEILLARNEIYAKHGRIFNNAALDEYFRSKSWYEPAVAGSDFTDEYAASVFNTYEIANISAMVNYEKAHGLNGY, via the coding sequence ATGAAGAGAACGAAAGCGGCACTGGCGGCGGCACTGACGGGAGGGCTGATGATTTCTGCGGTGCTTCCGGCACTGGCGGAGGAAAACAGCGGGGCGACGCTGGTAGATTTGTTTTATACATATTCCAAAGACAATCTGATTGTGGAATATTATGACAGCAACTATCTGACAGAGGACGGGCGGCTTCAGCAGAAAAGCTATAACGGATTTCTTGCGCTCTCCCAGACAGACCTTGACTGGGACGGTACGGAGGAGCTGCTGGCTATCCGCCTGAAGCCGGAGACGGATGAGGCGGGAGATACGGTAAACACGCTGGTGGCGGAGGTTTATCAGAGAAAGGACAATACGCTGCAGCGCAATGCACAGTACACGCTGGCGGAGGGCATTTTAGACTGTGATGAAGCGCAGATAGATGTGTTCGCTGTGAATGGACAGAGCGGTCAGTTTATCTGCTGCGAGGCGCGCGACACGGCATCGCTTCTTGCGGACGGAGTTTCCTGGAGTATGCGGGCGGCGGGACATGACGGAGCGGATTTTTATGAGGCGGCGGATGTTTCTTTATCCGGCAGCGCTTTTTCAGAGGAGGATACTGCACAGGCGCGCGCAGCGGTAAATGCGGTCGGGCTGTATCCGGAAACTGTCATCTGGACCTCTGTGGCGGAGCAGTATGACCTGGGGCTGCTCTGTACGGTAAGGCGCTATCTGACATCGGATTATGAGAATCTGCAGACGGCGATCAGCGCCGGGCAGGCACAGCAGTACGGCGAGACCTGCTTTAAAAATTATATGAATCCCGAAAGGGAAAACAAATTTACAAAAGAATTTGCAGCGGAACTGACAGAGGGCGGGGCGCAGGCGGAGACGGCCTCTGCGGACGGTCTGCATTACAGCTTTGCGGGGGATTATGTTATCCCGGACAGCGACAGCCGCTATATCACGGAGGAAGATTTAAATGGTCTCTCCGCAGAGGAAATCCTGCTGGCGCGCAACGAAATATATGCGAAGCACGGGCGGATTTTTAACAATGCGGCGCTGGATGAATATTTCCGCAGCAAGAGCTGGTATGAGCCGGCGGTGGCTGGCAGTGATTTTACAGATGAGTATGCCGCTTCCGTATTTAACACGTATGAGATTGCCAATATCTCTGCGATGGTAAATTATGAGAAGGCGCATGGATTAAATGGATATTAA